A DNA window from Trypanosoma brucei brucei TREU927 chromosome 11 chr11_scaffold01 genomic scaffold, whole genome shotgun sequence contains the following coding sequences:
- a CDS encoding protein translation factor SUI1-like protein (similar to Protein translation factor SUI1 homolog 1 (Swiss-Prot:Q94JV4) (Arabidopsis thaliana)) yields MNANDEMSALMDQKRTVQNALEAQKVHIRVQQRRGRKFVTSVQGLNQQLNFRRINREFMRRWGCNGTVITTPEAGTVIQLQGNWSEEIRTFLLEEHMATEQNLEIHSLN; encoded by the coding sequence atgaaTGCAAACGACGAGATGAGCGCGTTGATGGACCAGAAGCGGACTGTGCAGAATGCCCTTGAGGCGCAGAAGGTTCACATTCGTGTGCAGCAGCGTAGAGGAAGGAAATTTGTTACCTCCGTACAGGGCCTCAACCAGCAACTAAATTTCCGCCGTATTAACCGTGAGTTCATGCGCCGGTGGGGATGCAACGGGACGGTGATCACTACACCAGAGGCGGGAACTGTCATTCAGCTGCAAGGAAACTGGAGCGAAGAGATTCGCACATTCCTTCTTGAAGAGCACATGGCGACCGAGCAGAACTTAGAGATCCACTCGCTGAACTGA